In Vibrio japonicus, one DNA window encodes the following:
- a CDS encoding YicC/YloC family endoribonuclease: MIYSMTAYARKEVKGDWGSAVWEIRSVNQRYLENYFRLPEQFRGIEPVLRERFRKKLARGKVECALRFEANPAAKGELTINETLAKQVIKAAEQVMHMTGELSRINPFQVMQWPGVMETPEQNMDTVNKELLAGFDEALSEFIEARGREGENMKALIEQRLTAISDEVTKVRARMPEIIEWQRERLFTKFEEAKVELDPSRVEQELILLAQKSDVAEELDRLDSHVKETNNILKKGGAVGRRLDFMMQEFNRESNTLASKSISTDITASGVELKVLIEQMREQIQNIE, encoded by the coding sequence ATGATCTACAGTATGACAGCCTACGCTCGCAAAGAAGTTAAAGGCGATTGGGGCAGCGCCGTTTGGGAAATTCGCTCGGTCAATCAACGTTATCTAGAAAACTACTTTCGCCTACCAGAGCAATTTCGAGGCATAGAGCCAGTTCTGCGTGAGCGTTTTCGTAAAAAACTGGCACGCGGAAAAGTAGAATGTGCATTGCGCTTTGAAGCTAACCCAGCAGCAAAGGGCGAACTGACCATCAATGAAACTCTAGCCAAGCAGGTAATCAAAGCCGCTGAACAAGTCATGCATATGACGGGTGAGCTTAGCCGAATTAACCCATTCCAAGTCATGCAGTGGCCAGGTGTGATGGAAACACCAGAGCAAAACATGGATACAGTGAATAAAGAGTTGCTGGCAGGTTTTGACGAAGCATTAAGTGAATTCATTGAAGCACGTGGTCGCGAAGGCGAAAACATGAAAGCACTTATTGAACAGCGCCTAACTGCGATTTCAGACGAAGTGACGAAAGTACGCGCTCGAATGCCTGAAATTATTGAGTGGCAACGTGAACGTCTTTTCACTAAGTTCGAAGAAGCGAAAGTGGAGCTAGATCCATCACGCGTAGAACAAGAGCTGATTCTTCTTGCTCAAAAGTCTGATGTCGCTGAAGAGCTGGACCGCTTAGATTCTCATGTAAAAGAAACCAACAATATCCTGAAAAAAGGCGGTGCTGTTGGCCGTCGTTTAGACTTTATGATGCAAGAGTTCAATCGCGAATCGAACACGCTGGCATCAAAATCCATCAGCACTGACATCACGGCGTCTGGTGTAGAGCTTAAAGTTCTGATAGAACAAATGCGTGAGCAGATCCAGAACATTGAATAA